The nucleotide window CTCAGAAAAACGTTGTTTTCACCGTGTTGTTCAAAAGAAGGGGTATTCTATATAATGTATTCATTCGTATACTATATATTGGGAGAAAGAACCCGGGTGCTCCCAAAACAAATAGGAGGTGTTAAGGTGAAGCAACTGAGAATTGTTTACAACACAGGTGAACTGTCACAGACAGGTCGTCCCATCGTGCGCAGAAACAACATCGATGTGGAAGATTCTGTAGACTCCACAAAGGCTGTGCAAGCGGCTCAGATCATTGAAGGTCTTACCAATTACACCATTCAAGAAGTTTATTTGATAGTCACCACACAGGTTATGTAAGGAGGTGTGAAAAATGAAAAGATTATTCCTTGATTTTGTCAATCAAACGGAAGGTAAAAGAAGAAGGATAACTATCCAGTCTCCAAAGGAAAACATCACATCGGAGCAAGTGTCTCAAGCTATGGATACACTGATAAGCCTCGGAGTAGTCCCAACTGGATATGTAAAAGACAGGGCGGCGATAGTTGAGACAAACACAAATGAGTTCTTCAATCTTCTGTAGGAAGTGATTGAATGAATTTGTTTGAGACTTTTCAAGTTATTGGAAGGATCGTGGCGTTGGGTGTATTTCTTGTGGAAAGACCTAAGGATGGGGTGAACAAGAAAGAAGAAGTCAAAAAGATGGTTTTCGATTTTCTGAGTGATTTCAACATAAGGCTGCCTATACCAGATATCGTACTCAATTATGTTCTTGATTTCATGATCGACAATTTAGTAGATTTTCTAAACCAAACTCTATGGAAAAAACAGGCAGCATGAGAAGGAGGAGGGACACCCCCTCCTCTTTTGAAGAGTATTTTGAGAAATACCAGCCTTTGCTCAAGAAGATCTGCAAAGAATTCTGGCAAAGGTACTGCTATAAAATCGATTCATGGAATGATTTGTACCAGACAATACAGTATTTGTTCATCTATGCATACAATATCTGGCAGCCTGAAAAAGGTTCTTTTGAAGGTTATTTAGAAAGGGTGATTAGATACAAATTGAGATCGATGCTGAACGGAGAATACGCACCATGGAGCAGCAAAAGCCCATTCACATTTTTAAATGACAGAAAGGTGCAGCTTTATTTTATGGAAGAAGATCTTCTGGAAGAGTATTCATATGAAATGAATATTTAGAAAGACCAGCCCCCTTCAAGGGGGCTTTTTGTTTTGTATTATTTCAAATCACCAAAGTACAGTTTCCAAGCCGCGAGGATTGTTAGAACCTGAGTTTTCTCCAAGGCGGTTCCTTGTTTGAAAAGTTTTTCACACATCTGTCTCACACGGAGATTCTGCACAGAATTTATGTTTTCAGCGTAGAAGGAGTCTATGAAATCTCTCAGCTTCTCATTTGTGTTGTACCAGTAATCCACAGGGTTCATGTGCCACTTACTCGACAAGGAATTTTTCTTGAAAAGCTTGATGAAAGCCTTCCTCGGTAGCGCTTTCAAAGCCACGGTGCGACCTCGTATTGTTATAGAAGGATCGGTTATTTTTCCCTGCATCTTCTCCCAAACGTATCTCGCGGCATCAGGGTGTTTCTTCAAGATCCACTTTTTGTATATTCTGTGATCGAAGCGATACCTCAAAGGTATCTTCAAACAATACGTGAAGAAATCAACATCCAAAAAAGGGGAAGCTACCTCGGTGTATTTCTGAACCGGTAAATTACCAGACAGGATGCCATTGAAACCTCGATTGTAGAACTTGAAAATCTCTTCATTTGCGTATTCCCATTGCAGAGCCCTTGCCTCATCTGTCGTGATCAATTTTGTAGAGTACGCGCCCGCACCCGGTGTGTAAGGCTGTTTGGGATCTTCGGAACTGTAGTAGGTTCCAAGAATCACGTCCCCCAACTGGCCTGTGTGATACAGTCCATAATTCTGAAAACTCAACTTACTTAAGGCGTGGTAACCATGAGCAACGCTGGAATAGAAAACGTTCCCATAACTGATCTTGAGCATGTCGTAAATGTTAGTCAGGTACAGACCATTATCAAGGGAGAAGAAAACCCAGTCGTGTCTCAAGTCCCGGGCAATGCTTCTCGCCACAGCTTCATCTATGTAATCTGTCTGCGAAAATGTGACATTCAGCTGTTCTGTGTAACCCATTTCGTGAGCGACCCACACTGTCATTCTTGAATCGAGTCCGCCACTCAGGGAAGCAATGTGTTTGAAGTTGTGCTCTCTATCTTTCTCGAACTCTAACTTAACCGCCTTGCGAAACAGCTTATCTATGTTCTCAATAATTTCGTCTTCCGTCTGCGTGTTGTCTGGTTTGTTGTCTACTACGAAGTAGCGATTAACGCTGAATACACCATTTTCCGCTTTTATACAACTGCCTGCCGTCAGCTTCTTTATCGGCTCTATTATGGTGTAATCTTCCAGCATGTAACCATAGGTGAGAAGAAAATATGCTCCAGTTTCATCGAGAGAATAAGGTATGCCATTATTTTTCATGTAATCCACGATCCAGGTCATCTCTGAAGCAACCAGAAGCCTATCTTCAAGCAGCAGATAGAATATCTGTTTGTCTCCGAAATGGTTTGTGTAGATGAGCCACTTGTCAGCTTTTTTGTCGTACACCAGTCCAGAAAAGCTCCCTCTGAACTCGTTAAAGAATGTTTCTCCATTTTGCTGGTACATTTTCACGATGGCTTCTTTTAAATCACCGGACCTATATTTTTCCAGCATCTCCGAAGAGTTGAGTATCACACCCTCTGTCAAAACGATGTAGTTTTCATCCTCATCGAACACCTTGTCTCGCTCGAACTTCCTTATGGTCCTTCTTTCGACATAGTAATGCTTTCCTTCCACAGACTCGACTATCAAGTTACTCTCACGTGTGGGATTGAAATGTTTCTTCACCACACCCTGCTTCAGAGATATTTCCGCAAGAAAACCTGGCATAAAGCTTCCCCCTTTCTACGAGTTAAGACAGATACCTTGAGTTAAGACAGATACCTTTTCAGATAGAGCGATCCAAAGAGGGAGGATATTAGGAAAACGAGGACAGTAGCCACAGCTGCTCCAATAGCACCGTAGACTTTTATCAACACTGCATCCAGTATCACGTTCGCAATTCCGCTAATAATAGCGTTCCATAGATTCACTTCTACCTTTCCCAGACTCGCCAGGATGTTACCAGCCGGTATTCTGAAGGTTCCTGCGATCAGGTAGCCAAAGGCAAGGATCCTGAACGTTGTCACTGCGTCGAGATATTTGGAACCAAAGAGTACTCGAATGACCAAAGGAGCAGTTATGATCAAGAATACCGAGATGCAACTGTTCAAAAGCAATAAATATTCTACCAATCGGCGATAACGCTCTTTGATCCATTGTTTCTCCATTTTCTTTCGGGCGAAGTATGGATACACGTAGGTCATGACTGACAACGGAATGAAGTTCAACGCGAATGGTACAAGAGTCGAGGTCTTGTATGTTGCCACCACGGTGTCAGATTTCACAATGAGGCCAACCAGCAATACGTCTATAAGATAAAGAATCTGAGACATGACATTCGAAAGCATGGCTGTGATGGAGAACTTCAGGAAATGATTTCTACTTTCGCTGTCAGGCAGTGACACGGTTTTATACATGCTTAAGTAAGGTTTCAGCATGTAACCAGCAATTATTAATGTGATGAAATAAGCGATGTACCTGCTTAGAATGAGCCCTTTCACCTGGTAGTAGTAACCAAAGACCAGGATACCGAGAAACAAGGAGAACGTATTCACCATTGTTACGATCGAAAATTGCGCGTTCTTCAGTTCTGCTCTCAGAAAACTCTGGGTGATATCGAAAGAAATCGTGAATACCGGAAGAAAAGATAGCCATCTCAGGATTTCAACGCTTCCTGCCAGAGGAAGCTTGATGAACCAGGAAAGGCAGAACAGCGCCGTAGCAATCAACAGATTGAAACTTGCCCCGACCCTAAGGCTGTATTTGAGGTACGATAACTTATCAATCGCATTAGCTGAAGAACTCGCAAACTGTAAAAGGCCAGAGGCAACTCCCAAACCGCTGAGGAGAAGAAAGAAGTTTAAGATATTGTTGGCATATGACCACTGTCCATAAATCTCCTTGGAAACGATCCTCACAACTACAATGGAAGTACCAAACTGAATGATCTTGTTCACTACGTTTGCAGTGAATATATGAGCAAAACCATTCCCGAGGGCTAACTTCACATCATTTTTCAAAGATTTGAGCACCTTAAGTCCTCCACTGAACAACATACGATATCGAGGTTCCTATCTTTTCTGGAGCAACAATTAATCCGCGTTTCTAATGCAAATTTCTTTCAGCGACATAATGTTTCTCGTACCATTGTTTGTACTCTCCGCTGCGTACCCTTTCTACCCATTGTTTGTTGTTAAGATACCACTTAACGGTCGCTTCCAGTCCTTCTTCAAAAGCTATTCCCGGTTTCCACCCGAATTCTGAGCGGATTTTTGTGCTATCGATGGCATATCTTCGATCATGCCCGGGTCTGTCCTTCACATGTGTTATGAGCTTTTCGCTTATGAGAACATCGTTCGTGAGTTGCCTCAGGATTTCAATTATCTTTTTCACGATTTCTATATTTTCCCACTCGTTGTTTGCACCTATATTGTATATTTCGCCGTTTTCCCCCTTCTCAATCACTAAGTCAATCGCCCTGCAGTGATCGAACACGTGTATCCAATCTCTCACGTATCGCCCATCACCGTAAACAGGTAGGGGTTTGTGCTCCAGAGCGTTAAGTATCATCAGCGGGATCAGTTTCTCTGGAAACTGATAAGGACCGTAATTGTTCGAGCACCGTGTGATATTCACTGGCATTCCGTAAGTCTCGTGATAAGCCATGACAAGTAAGTCTGCGGCGGCTTTACTGGCGGAATACGGGCTTCTTGGAGCGAGCGGAGTTTTCTCAGTGAATTGCCCCGTTGGCCCCAGAGTACCATACACTTCGTCTGTTGATATTTGAATGAATCTCTTTCCTTTCTTCCATGCTCCGTTCACATACCACATCTTCCTTGCTACATCTAACAACGTTTGAACTCCAAGCACATTTGTTTCTAAGAAAGTCCTCGGATTGTATATGGATCTATCCACATGACTCTCGGCGGCAAAGTTCACTATTATATCTATATCGTAGCTACCTATAAGGTGTTCGACCAGCTCCGAGTTGTTAATGTCCCCTCTGACAAAGGTGAACCGCCTTCTTTGTTCATCATTGAGATTGGAGAGATTGTCCAAGTTCCCAGCGTAAGTAAGTTTGTCAAGTCCAACGATGTGAGCGTCTTTATGGGTATCGAGGTAGTAGTAAACGAAATTGCTACCTATGAAGCCACAGCAGCCTGTGACTAGAAGAATCACATGATCACCCCATCAGCTCGTCGTACAACTGCCTTTCAAGTTCCAGCAAATCTTTTTTCCTTTCTTTAAGTGGCTTCGCAGGTATACCAGCGACGATTGTCCAATCAGGCACATCCTTATTAACCAAAGACAAACTTCCAACAGCAGCTCCAGTGCCTATAGTGACACCTGGCAGTATAATACTGCCAGCTCCGACTATAACATGTTTTTTTATTAACACATGGCCACTTATGACGTTTCGAAATTTCATAGGTACCATAGGATTCGTCATGTATTGACCGGAGTAATCATCGGAAACGGCGTACACACAAACCCTAGCTGACAAGCCACTGAAGTCCTCCATTGTTATACCTGCTTCTCCCGCGAACAAAAAACAGCCAGCTGCTATGTGAATAAAACTTCCCAGCTTTATTTTTCCGGATACTATACAGAAATCATCGATTCTAACATTATCGCCTATTTCAATCAGCTCCGGCCTATATATCGATGCTTTTCTACTTATCAAAACGTTCTTACCTACAGACTTGAAACCCATACTCTGCAGTTCTTCTGATGTGTAGAAGCTTGTTTGCACGTTTTCACCCCCGAACACATGCCTTTATCACCGAACATATTGTTTCAACATGTTCTTCTTCGAGATCACCATATAAGGGCAAATGCAAAATCCTTTGAGAAATATCACGAGCTACCTCGCACCGGTTATCTTTGTCGAACACAGTATCCAAGGATGGGAAGAAATACTTCCTTGTGTTGTAACCTTGCTTTTTGAGCTCCTCATGTACTGCATCCCGTATGTCTCCACTTGGAAACACGACAGGCATGTATATGTAATTGTACTTGGTGATACCCTCAGACAGTCTTTGAAACTCCACGATACCTCGGAGTTCTCTTTTGTAAATTTCGTACAATCTTCGCCGTTTTTCGATCTCTCGATCTACGATCTCCAAATTGAGCAGTCCCATGGCTGCCTGGAATTCGTTCATTTTGGCGTTGATTCCCTTGTCAACGATCTGTACATTTTCGTCAAACCCAAAGTTTCTCAATCTTTTGGCGCGTTCTACCAGCTCTGCATTGTCCGAAAATACTGCTCCACCCTCTATAGTATGGAAAACTTTTGTTGCGTGAAAGCTTGCAATAGATACGTCGCCGTACTTATATATAGATCTACCTTTATAATAGACGTCAAAGCAGTGCGCAGCGTCGTAGATGATTTTCAGTTGAAAGCGTCTCGCAATTTCTTCGATTTTCTCCACTTCACAAGGGTTTCCAAAGACGTGAACAGCCAAAATCGCTTTGGTTTTGTCAGTTATCCGACTCTCGATGGCTCGCACATCTATGTTGAAGGTTTCACGATCTATATCGACAAATACCGGCTTGTATTTCTGCCATAGGATGGATCCTGCTGTTGCAACAAAGGTGAAGGGGGTTGTTATTATCTCGGAATCCGGGGGAAAGTCAAAAAGTTCTACGGAGATCAGTAATGCTAGCGTACCATTCGAAACGATGGCACATCTCGTGTCGAATCTTTTTTCGAGCGACTTTTCAAGTTCAACCAGGTACTCTCCATTGTTTGTGAGCCATCGTGTATGCCACAGTTTTTCTATCATCTGAACGTACTTGTCGAATTCTGGCATCATACTTCTTGTTACGTTTATCATGCCTTCTCACCTGCCAACTCCAGTATATACCTTCCATACTCTGTTTTTTCCTGCTTCTTCCCCAGTTCCAGCAATTGTTCTCTCGTTATGTAACCCATTCTAAAGGCTACTTCTTCAATGCAGGCGATG belongs to Thermotoga sp. Ku-13t and includes:
- a CDS encoding oligosaccharide flippase family protein — encoded protein: MLKSLKNDVKLALGNGFAHIFTANVVNKIIQFGTSIVVVRIVSKEIYGQWSYANNILNFFLLLSGLGVASGLLQFASSSANAIDKLSYLKYSLRVGASFNLLIATALFCLSWFIKLPLAGSVEILRWLSFLPVFTISFDITQSFLRAELKNAQFSIVTMVNTFSLFLGILVFGYYYQVKGLILSRYIAYFITLIIAGYMLKPYLSMYKTVSLPDSESRNHFLKFSITAMLSNVMSQILYLIDVLLVGLIVKSDTVVATYKTSTLVPFALNFIPLSVMTYVYPYFARKKMEKQWIKERYRRLVEYLLLLNSCISVFLIITAPLVIRVLFGSKYLDAVTTFRILAFGYLIAGTFRIPAGNILASLGKVEVNLWNAIISGIANVILDAVLIKVYGAIGAAVATVLVFLISSLFGSLYLKRYLS
- a CDS encoding DUF2922 domain-containing protein, with amino-acid sequence MKRLFLDFVNQTEGKRRRITIQSPKENITSEQVSQAMDTLISLGVVPTGYVKDRAAIVETNTNEFFNLL
- the rfbB gene encoding dTDP-glucose 4,6-dehydratase, producing MILLVTGCCGFIGSNFVYYYLDTHKDAHIVGLDKLTYAGNLDNLSNLNDEQRRRFTFVRGDINNSELVEHLIGSYDIDIIVNFAAESHVDRSIYNPRTFLETNVLGVQTLLDVARKMWYVNGAWKKGKRFIQISTDEVYGTLGPTGQFTEKTPLAPRSPYSASKAAADLLVMAYHETYGMPVNITRCSNNYGPYQFPEKLIPLMILNALEHKPLPVYGDGRYVRDWIHVFDHCRAIDLVIEKGENGEIYNIGANNEWENIEIVKKIIEILRQLTNDVLISEKLITHVKDRPGHDRRYAIDSTKIRSEFGWKPGIAFEEGLEATVKWYLNNKQWVERVRSGEYKQWYEKHYVAERNLH
- a CDS encoding acyltransferase translates to MGFKSVGKNVLISRKASIYRPELIEIGDNVRIDDFCIVSGKIKLGSFIHIAAGCFLFAGEAGITMEDFSGLSARVCVYAVSDDYSGQYMTNPMVPMKFRNVISGHVLIKKHVIVGAGSIILPGVTIGTGAAVGSLSLVNKDVPDWTIVAGIPAKPLKERKKDLLELERQLYDELMG
- a CDS encoding DegT/DnrJ/EryC1/StrS family aminotransferase encodes the protein MINVTRSMMPEFDKYVQMIEKLWHTRWLTNNGEYLVELEKSLEKRFDTRCAIVSNGTLALLISVELFDFPPDSEIITTPFTFVATAGSILWQKYKPVFVDIDRETFNIDVRAIESRITDKTKAILAVHVFGNPCEVEKIEEIARRFQLKIIYDAAHCFDVYYKGRSIYKYGDVSIASFHATKVFHTIEGGAVFSDNAELVERAKRLRNFGFDENVQIVDKGINAKMNEFQAAMGLLNLEIVDREIEKRRRLYEIYKRELRGIVEFQRLSEGITKYNYIYMPVVFPSGDIRDAVHEELKKQGYNTRKYFFPSLDTVFDKDNRCEVARDISQRILHLPLYGDLEEEHVETICSVIKACVRG
- a CDS encoding sigma factor yields the protein MRRRRDTPSSFEEYFEKYQPLLKKICKEFWQRYCYKIDSWNDLYQTIQYLFIYAYNIWQPEKGSFEGYLERVIRYKLRSMLNGEYAPWSSKSPFTFLNDRKVQLYFMEEDLLEEYSYEMNI
- a CDS encoding asparagine synthase-related protein encodes the protein MPGFLAEISLKQGVVKKHFNPTRESNLIVESVEGKHYYVERRTIRKFERDKVFDEDENYIVLTEGVILNSSEMLEKYRSGDLKEAIVKMYQQNGETFFNEFRGSFSGLVYDKKADKWLIYTNHFGDKQIFYLLLEDRLLVASEMTWIVDYMKNNGIPYSLDETGAYFLLTYGYMLEDYTIIEPIKKLTAGSCIKAENGVFSVNRYFVVDNKPDNTQTEDEIIENIDKLFRKAVKLEFEKDREHNFKHIASLSGGLDSRMTVWVAHEMGYTEQLNVTFSQTDYIDEAVARSIARDLRHDWVFFSLDNGLYLTNIYDMLKISYGNVFYSSVAHGYHALSKLSFQNYGLYHTGQLGDVILGTYYSSEDPKQPYTPGAGAYSTKLITTDEARALQWEYANEEIFKFYNRGFNGILSGNLPVQKYTEVASPFLDVDFFTYCLKIPLRYRFDHRIYKKWILKKHPDAARYVWEKMQGKITDPSITIRGRTVALKALPRKAFIKLFKKNSLSSKWHMNPVDYWYNTNEKLRDFIDSFYAENINSVQNLRVRQMCEKLFKQGTALEKTQVLTILAAWKLYFGDLK